In the genome of Dyadobacter fermentans DSM 18053, the window GAACAAGTAGGCAAGCAGGTACAGCGTGCCGATGTCCGCCACGGTGTAGTAGTAGCCGGTATACCAGTAAAAATAGCCCGATACCACCGGCAGCTCAGCGATCAGCACGAACACCAGCAGGAATGCGAGCAGCCAGGTTTGCCATCTGGGCAGCTTTCCGGCGGTGAGTGCGCCGGCAAATTTCAGGGATGCGTGTACGTATAAGAGTATCAGCACAATGGGCGCGAGCTTGTAGCCTACGTAGGAGTCGTATGCGAGCGGCTGCGTGGCCGAGATGAGCGTGCCGATATACCGGCCCGACCATGTTTTCCAGTAATGCACCTGGTAGCCCCAGTAACCCATCTCTTTCACCGCCAAAGTATGGCAGTAATCGTCGGTGGTGGGGAATGCAAAAAATGAAACCGCTACAAATGGAAACAGGATGACAAAGAATGCCAGCAGAAGCAGTTTGAACTTGTTGTCGGGATTTTTGAACCAGGAGAAGTAATGTGTCATATGTTGTTACCCTTGTGAAAGAAGTATCCAAACATAAGACATTTATTTTAAACGGGCGTGCTGAAATGCCCATCTGTGAGGTTGCGGGCACAACAAGCGCACTCGCAACCAGCCTGCCAATGGCTAGGCCGACATCAGGTTATAGGCCGAATAGTTCTTCGTAAATGACTCGCGCACGTCCTCCACCTGGTGCGTCAGTAGCCAGGTACGGAACCGGATCGCATCATCGGTTTCGTGGTGAACAATGAGCCCGCCCGAGAGGAGCAGTGTGAAAGTCTTGTGTGTCTGCAAAAAGCGGCGAATTTGTGCCGCGCTATGTTCGAAGCCGGAGAAATAGGTATTAGTCATAGTCATATCTACATGGCAGCATGAATAAATCAACGGCAAGATACAACATTGTAGGTGTTGTTGTATAAAATTGTAGAATAAATTTACTATTTACTCTTAAATTTTTCAAAGATAACGTGAAACGTGTAAAATAATATGTCACCGATAGCAAATAAAATTTACGCATCGGCTGTTTGGGCGAGCAGCAGGAGCTTGAAATGAAAGTATGAGAGAGGCAAGGGCCGGGGGAGAAAACGAAAAAGCCACCTTCTTTCGAAAGTGGCTTTGGCCTTGTAGCGGGAGCTGGACTCGAACCAGCGACCTTTGGGTTATGAGCCCAACGAGCTACCAACTGCTCCATCCCGCGGTGTCGTTGAATTGGAGTGCAAACATACGACAAATGTTTTACAGAAAACAACTATTTTTGTGAAAACTTTTCAAAAAAGTTTCCCTCTAACAAACTGACATCAATTTTATGAGTTCATACACAGGCGCTTCCGGTTTCGGATGGCGCATTCATCAGGTGCTGCTGATCAGGCTGCTCGGCGTCATGATTTTGTTCAGCATTTGCCGGATTCTCTTCTACTTGTTCAACCAATCGTTTTTTCCGGAGGTAAATCTGGCCCTGGCGCCCCGGCTGTTTCTCGGAGGTGTGCGGTTCGACCTTGTGGCGGTGCTCTACACCAATATCCTTTACGTTTTCCTGACGCTCATTCCGGTAACCTTCAAATACAGGCCGGCATTTCAAACGTTTCTGGATTACCTGTTCATCATCACCAACAGCATTGCCCTGCTGGCCAATTGCGCGGATTTTATCTACTACCGTTTCACCATCAAACGGAGCACGTGGTCGGTTTTGCAGGAATTTTCGCATGAAAACAACATGCATAAGCTCTTTGGCGGGTTCATTGTAAACTATTGGTATGTGGTGCTGGTGTGGATCATGCTCGTGGCGCTGGTGGTGTACATCACACGCCGCTGGCGCGTGAGTACCAGGCCCGCCCGTCCGGTCTGGCAGATATTTCTCGTGCACAGTGTATTGATGACCGTTTCGGTGTTTCTTTTCATCGGCGGGGTAAAAGGCGGCTTCCGGCACAGTACCCGGCCGATCACACTCAGTAATGCAGGCGAGTACGTGGATAAGCCCAAGGAGATGTTTATCGTACTGAACACGCCGTTCTGCATTTTCAAAACTTTGAAACGCTCGGATTACCAGCGGGCGGATTATTTCAGATCTGAGCAGGAAATGAATGACGTTTATTCACCCATTCACACGCCTGAGCCGGACGCGCCTGCATTTCGTCCGAAAAACGTGGTGATCCTGATCTGGGAAAGTTTTGGGAAGGAAATGGTAGGGACTTACAATAAAGATTTGGAAAATGGCACCTACAAGGGCTACACGCCATTTATCGACTCGCTGATGCCCCATAGCAAGGTGTTCTGGTATTCGTTTGCAAATGGCGCGAAGTCCATCGAAGCGATTCCGTCGGTACTTACGAGCATTCCGGGTATTCTGGAACCCTTCATTCTGACACGCTATACCGACAATAAACTGCCCAGCCTGCCCGAAATGCTGCAAGGCAAAGGCTACCATACCTCCTTTTTCCACGGGGCACCCAACGGATCGATGGGTTTCAAGGCATTCACGAACCTGATCGGCATTAAAGATTATTATGGCAAAACGGAATACAACAACGATGCCGATTACGACGGCATCTGGGGCATTTGGGACGAGGAATTCATGAAATTCTGGGGCAGAAAGCTCGATACATTCCAGGAGCCGTTTATGAGCACGCTGTTCACGGTGTCGTCGCACGACCCGTACAAGGTGCCGGCGCGCTACCGGGGCAAATTTCCGAAAGGCCCGCTGCCGATCTACGAAACGATGGGTTATACCGACAATGCATTGCGCCGTTTCTTCGATTCCGTGAAGGATAAGCCATGGTTTAAAAACACCTTGTTCGTTATCACGGCAGATCACGCCGCCACATTTGCGCATTATCCCAAATACCAGACCTCGGTCGGAAACTTCTCCATCCCCATCATTTTCTATGCGCCGGGCGACGCCTCGCCGGGCGAGGTGCCGACAGGAGAAGAACCGAAAGTGGAAGTTCTAATGAAAGGCGTCGACAGCACGCGCCTCGTGCAGCAAATCGACATTATGCCTTCCATTTTGGGGTATCTGCATTACGACAAACCCTATTTTGGTTTCGGGAAAAACGTTTTCGGGAACCCTCCGATCAACTTCGCTGTCAACTATGACGGGGTCTATCAATGGTTCAATGGGCCATATGTTTTGCAATTTGATGGCCGGAAAACCGTAGGTTTGTATAAATATCAGGAAGACAAGCTCTTGAAAAATAACCTTGCAGGCCGTATTCCCGAGGTTCAGGGGCCTATGGAATTGCAGGTGAAGGCATTTATCCAGCAATATTCCAACCGGATGCTGGACGACAAGCTGACGGTAACACCTTAGGTGCCACGTTTTTGGGAGGCGAAAAAAAGTGAAGAAGTAAATTTTATGGAAGAAAAAGCCGAAAATAACCATACCGAATTGCGAAACCACCGGGCCGGGTTCGTGAGCATCATCGGAAAGCCCAACGTCGGGAAATCGACGCTGATGAACGTACTCGTGGGCGAGAGAATGTCGATCATCACCTCCAAAGCACAGACGACCCGCCACCGGATCATCGGGATTCTGAACGGAAATCATGAAAATATTCCTTTTCAGCTCGTGTATTCCGACACGCCGGGGGTGATCAAGCCATCGTACAAGTTGCACGACTCGATGATGACCTTCGTAAAAGGGTCGCTGGAAGATGCCGACGTGGTGCTTTTTGTGGTGGAAATAGGGGAGAAAGCTGCCGAGCACGAGGTGCTGCCGCTCTTGAACCGCACCCAGTCGCCGGTTGTGCTCGTTTTGAACAAAATAGACCTTTCGAACGAGGAAGAGGTAAAACAGAAGATGCAGGAATGGGAGAATGAAATCCACCCGGCTGCCATTATACCGATTTCTGCATTGGAAAAGGCGAATATAGGCACGCTGTTTGACGCCGTGGTGACGCGCCTGCCGTTCCACCCGCCTTATTTCGACGAGGATGAACTAACCGACAAGCCGGAGCGTTTCTTTGCTTCCGAAATCATCCGCGAAAAGATCTTCTTGAATTACCGCCAGGAAATTCCATACAGCTCCGAAGTAGTAATCACCGAATTTAAGGACAGGGACGATATCATCGTAATCCGCGCAGAAATTCTGGTCGAACGCAAAAGCCAGAAGGGCATTATTATTGGTGAAAAAGGCGAAATGCTGAAAAAAGTGGGCATTCAGGCCCGGCAGGACCTCGAAGAGTTCTTTGGCAAGAAAGTCTTCCTCGAACAGCACGTGAAAGTAGAACCGGACTGGCGAAGCAAGGAAAACAAGCTGCGTCAGCTGGGATATCAGGAATAAAATTTAAACAAAATGAATGAAGAGCAGGTGCCAGACCGGCTCGGATCATATTAATAGTAAGAAAAATGGCAAATGTAATATCGATTGTTGGTCGTCCGAACGTGGGCAAATCCACTTTGTTCAACCGCCTCACCGAAAGCCGGAAGGCGATTATGGATAACCAGAGCGGCGTAACCCGCGACAGGCACTACGGTTACGGCGAATGGACCGACCAATATTTCACAGTGATTGATACGGGAGGCTACGTGGTAGGCTCCGAAGATATTTTCGAAGGCGCGATCCGCGACCAGGTCGAACTGGCGATCGAAGAATCGACCGTGGTACTTTTTATGGTAGACACCATGACCGGCCTCACGGATCTCGACAAAGATTTCGCAAATGTGCTCCGCCGCTTCAATAAGCCGGTTTACCTCGTAGCGAACAAGGCCGAAACGACAGAGCGCTACCAGTCTGCGGGTGAATTTTATGAACTGGGCCTTGGCGATGAAATCTTCGCGATTTCAGCCCAAACCGGCTTCGGTACCGGCGAACTCTTGGACAAAGTAGTGACGCATTTCGAAACCGCAGGCATTGAAAATCCCGAAGAAGGCATTCCCCGCATTGCTATCATGGGCCGCCCGAATGTAGGTAAATCGTCGTTTCTGAATGTGCTTACCGGCACCGACCGCAGTATCGTTACCGACATCGCAGGCACCACGCGTGATGCCATCCACACACATTACAATGCATTCGGGATGAACTTCATCCTCACCGATACCGCCGGAATCCGCAGAAAATCGCGGGTGAAGGAGGATATCGAGTTTTATTCGACGCTCCGTTCGGTGAAGGCGATGGAAGAATCGGACGTTTGTATCGTGCTGCTCGATGCTACGCTTGGCCTGGAAGGTCAGGATATGAACATCATCGGTCAGGCGGACAAGGCTAAGAAAGGCATTGTGATCATGGTCAATAAATGGGATTTGGTTGAAAAGGATTCCAAAACGGCGGATCAGTACAAGAAAGCGTTACTGGAAAAACTCGCGCCGATGAACTACATGCCGATCATTTTCGCGTCCGTAGTCGAGAAACAGCGCATTCACCAGGTGATGGAGAAGGCCATGGAGGTGTATCAAAACAAAACGAAGAAAATCTCGACCTCGAAACTGAACGAGGTAATGCAGGCCGAGATCGAAAAATACCCGCCACCAGCGCACCGCGGCAAGTATATCAATATTAAATACATGATCCAGCTGCCCACGCCATCGCCGACGTTCGTGTTTTTCAGCAGCCATCCGAAGCATGTGAAAGAGCCCTATTTGCGCTACCTGGAAAACCGGCTGCGCGAAAATTTCGACTTTTCGGGCGTTCCCATCACGATATTCTTCCGTGAAAAATAGGGAATAGCAAAAGCAAAACAGCAACGCCGGTGTGGAATTTTCCGCACCGGCGTTTTGCATTCTATCCGTAACCTGCTACTGTTCAGGCAGGAATTTTGACGGTTCGTCTTTTTGCAAAAACCTTGAGCAACCTTTTATATTACTTTTACATCTGTTAACTGTTCCAACCAGGTACCTTTTCACGCACACGAAAAATTTCAAAAAAAATGTTAAAAACAAGGTACTATGTATTGCAAGATACCTAATGAAACATATATATTTGTAAGGTCAATTAGTTACACATAATTCCATCCGGATTTTAACGATTGAATACAGCCATGAAAACATTCAGAATCCTCATATTGCTTACCTTAATCAGCCTTCAGGCCAGTGCAACCGGCTATGTGCACAATATGTTTGTAGCGCACCGCAAGTTGCAATCCGGCAAAGAATGTGTAACTGAGAAAACAATCGCGAAAAAGGCGAAACCGGCAATCAAGGCGGTAAAAGTACCCGTAAGCGTGAAACAGGCAGGATTGGTGAAGAAAACCACTGCCAGCATACCCGGCACGGAGATGATCACCCTGAACGCCCGCATCCTTGAAGAAGGGCCCGCAGCATTCTTCGAAAGCGAATCAGAGGAAAGTGAAGGTGAATCAATGGTAAGCAAGCTCATCAGCGCAGTCCGGTGCGTGATTTACACATTCATTCCGAAGCTCGGGCATTCGTAGTAACATTTATAAAAATTGAAAAGAGCTGCAAGGTTAATCTTGCAGCTCTTTTTGTTTTATCACCCCACCGTATTCGTCAAAGTGCCGATTGGCTCGATCGTGATATGAACGATATCGCCCGATTGCAATGTGAAGTCCGAAGACGGTACGATCCCTGTGCCGGTCATCAGATAGCAGCCGTGGGGGAATGCCATTTCGCGGTAGAGGAAATGCAGCAGCTCCTCGGGCTTGCGCTTCATTTGCGACAGGGTCACTTGTCCGTTGAATACTTCTTCGCCACCGCGCACGATCGAAAGGTCAATAACCGTGTCGGCGCCCAGTTGCTCTTTGAAAACGTACAGGCAAGGGCCCAGCGCTGCGCTGCCGGTGTAGGATTTGGCCTGAGGCAAATACAGCGGGTTTTCGCCCTCGATGCTGCGGGAGCTCATGTCGTTTCCAATGGTATAACCCACTAGTGCGCCTTCGGATGTGGCGAAAAGTGTCAGTTCCGGCTCGGGAACGTCCCACGTCGAGTCTTTACGAATGCGGACCGTTCCATGATGGCCTACCACGCGCCAGGCGGTCGATTTGAAGAATAGTTCCGGACGTTCGGCTTCGTATACGCGGTCGTAGAAGCTGCCGCCGCCAGCTTTCTCGGACTCTTCCATCCGCGCTGTGCGGCTTTTGAAATAAGTCACGCCCGATGCCCACACTTCCTGGGAGCCAATGGGCGCGAGCACGTCTGGCATTGGAATGTCATCTGTGAATGTGAGTGGGATCAGGCTTTTTGTCTGATCTTCAAGCCATTCGTACAGGTTGTTACGGTTGGTGACGAGGTCCCAGTCCGTTTCGTGGAGACGGTAGAAAATGTCTTCGTTTTCCAGAAGAATGCCATTTTCGGTCTTATATAACTTCATGAAATGCAAGTTTTGGTTTAGCCTGAATAAGTCCCGCCAGGAACGTCTTTACTCTTAAATACGAGCAGGAAAGTGTTTCAGGCCACTGGATTTCGCCGGAATATGGGGTATCAGCTGCGCCACAAGCGCCGGTCGATCGGGATCGGCTCCTGGGCGACGAGTTTGATGTCCGCAAACAGCGGATGATCGGGATGGAGAATAATATTGGAGGAAAAAGGGACGATCACTGACGGAATGCCGATGCCCAGGACGTCGGGTTTAATGAGCCAGTCTTTAAGCCAGAATTGCGTCCGGCTATAAGTCTTGTCCTGCCAAAAATCAGG includes:
- the era gene encoding GTPase Era, giving the protein MEEKAENNHTELRNHRAGFVSIIGKPNVGKSTLMNVLVGERMSIITSKAQTTRHRIIGILNGNHENIPFQLVYSDTPGVIKPSYKLHDSMMTFVKGSLEDADVVLFVVEIGEKAAEHEVLPLLNRTQSPVVLVLNKIDLSNEEEVKQKMQEWENEIHPAAIIPISALEKANIGTLFDAVVTRLPFHPPYFDEDELTDKPERFFASEIIREKIFLNYRQEIPYSSEVVITEFKDRDDIIVIRAEILVERKSQKGIIIGEKGEMLKKVGIQARQDLEEFFGKKVFLEQHVKVEPDWRSKENKLRQLGYQE
- a CDS encoding fumarylacetoacetate hydrolase family protein is translated as MKLYKTENGILLENEDIFYRLHETDWDLVTNRNNLYEWLEDQTKSLIPLTFTDDIPMPDVLAPIGSQEVWASGVTYFKSRTARMEESEKAGGGSFYDRVYEAERPELFFKSTAWRVVGHHGTVRIRKDSTWDVPEPELTLFATSEGALVGYTIGNDMSSRSIEGENPLYLPQAKSYTGSAALGPCLYVFKEQLGADTVIDLSIVRGGEEVFNGQVTLSQMKRKPEELLHFLYREMAFPHGCYLMTGTGIVPSSDFTLQSGDIVHITIEPIGTLTNTVG
- a CDS encoding LTA synthase family protein is translated as MSSYTGASGFGWRIHQVLLIRLLGVMILFSICRILFYLFNQSFFPEVNLALAPRLFLGGVRFDLVAVLYTNILYVFLTLIPVTFKYRPAFQTFLDYLFIITNSIALLANCADFIYYRFTIKRSTWSVLQEFSHENNMHKLFGGFIVNYWYVVLVWIMLVALVVYITRRWRVSTRPARPVWQIFLVHSVLMTVSVFLFIGGVKGGFRHSTRPITLSNAGEYVDKPKEMFIVLNTPFCIFKTLKRSDYQRADYFRSEQEMNDVYSPIHTPEPDAPAFRPKNVVILIWESFGKEMVGTYNKDLENGTYKGYTPFIDSLMPHSKVFWYSFANGAKSIEAIPSVLTSIPGILEPFILTRYTDNKLPSLPEMLQGKGYHTSFFHGAPNGSMGFKAFTNLIGIKDYYGKTEYNNDADYDGIWGIWDEEFMKFWGRKLDTFQEPFMSTLFTVSSHDPYKVPARYRGKFPKGPLPIYETMGYTDNALRRFFDSVKDKPWFKNTLFVITADHAATFAHYPKYQTSVGNFSIPIIFYAPGDASPGEVPTGEEPKVEVLMKGVDSTRLVQQIDIMPSILGYLHYDKPYFGFGKNVFGNPPINFAVNYDGVYQWFNGPYVLQFDGRKTVGLYKYQEDKLLKNNLAGRIPEVQGPMELQVKAFIQQYSNRMLDDKLTVTP
- the der gene encoding ribosome biogenesis GTPase Der; this translates as MANVISIVGRPNVGKSTLFNRLTESRKAIMDNQSGVTRDRHYGYGEWTDQYFTVIDTGGYVVGSEDIFEGAIRDQVELAIEESTVVLFMVDTMTGLTDLDKDFANVLRRFNKPVYLVANKAETTERYQSAGEFYELGLGDEIFAISAQTGFGTGELLDKVVTHFETAGIENPEEGIPRIAIMGRPNVGKSSFLNVLTGTDRSIVTDIAGTTRDAIHTHYNAFGMNFILTDTAGIRRKSRVKEDIEFYSTLRSVKAMEESDVCIVLLDATLGLEGQDMNIIGQADKAKKGIVIMVNKWDLVEKDSKTADQYKKALLEKLAPMNYMPIIFASVVEKQRIHQVMEKAMEVYQNKTKKISTSKLNEVMQAEIEKYPPPAHRGKYINIKYMIQLPTPSPTFVFFSSHPKHVKEPYLRYLENRLRENFDFSGVPITIFFREK